In one window of Kosmotoga pacifica DNA:
- the lspA gene encoding signal peptidase II — MIYLLVAIGFVVALMFDQITKAVVENNLRYLMRVDILGKLLGLRYVHNRGVSFGLLRSLGVTNISIITTIIILSLLLVGNHFKDKLSSWEKLFFGVILGGAMGNLVDRLRLGYVVDFIELSYWPIFNVADSCIVVGTALLLFSFYRREKLSAGRDSGNES, encoded by the coding sequence GTGATCTATTTGCTTGTTGCTATAGGTTTTGTTGTCGCTTTGATGTTTGACCAAATAACGAAAGCTGTTGTTGAAAACAACCTGAGATATCTGATGAGGGTGGACATCTTGGGCAAACTACTCGGTTTAAGGTATGTCCACAATAGAGGTGTATCCTTTGGTCTTTTGAGAAGTCTGGGCGTTACCAATATCTCCATCATCACAACGATAATAATACTTTCGTTGCTTCTGGTAGGTAATCATTTCAAAGATAAACTATCTTCTTGGGAGAAACTCTTCTTCGGTGTGATTCTCGGGGGGGCTATGGGCAATCTTGTCGACCGCTTGAGACTCGGTTATGTCGTTGATTTTATAGAGTTGTCATATTGGCCGATCTTTAACGTGGCTGATTCTTGTATTGTCGTGGGCACCGCTCTTTTGTTATTCTCATTTTATCGGAGGGAAAAGTTAAGTGCTGGAAGAGATAGTGGTAACGAATCGTGA
- a CDS encoding RluA family pseudouridine synthase — protein sequence MLEEIVVTNRENGWRLDRFVTEIAPPWVSRSAIQRHIKEGKVLVNGSMKKPGYKVKSGDLVSFEMPKKPVDVEAQPEDIPLNIIYEDRDIIVVNKPAGMIVHPVHNKKSGTLVNALLNHCGDLQGIGGVLRPGIVHRLDKETSGIIVVAKNDLAHNSLSLQFKARSTEKIYVAIARGKTPIEGQVVLPLGRHPVNRLKMTVVFDGKEATTFYRTLRYYSDIASFLLIRPKTGRTHQIRVHMKEIGHPLIGDKLYGKAHQDEVLGAYRHMLHALKLSFNHPRTNERMSFVARIPEDMARVLKNLSEFREDQP from the coding sequence GTGCTGGAAGAGATAGTGGTAACGAATCGTGAAAACGGCTGGCGACTGGATAGGTTTGTAACGGAAATAGCGCCGCCATGGGTTTCTCGTTCGGCCATTCAAAGGCATATAAAAGAAGGTAAAGTTCTCGTTAATGGATCGATGAAGAAACCAGGTTATAAGGTGAAGTCGGGAGACCTCGTCAGCTTCGAGATGCCGAAAAAACCTGTTGACGTCGAAGCACAACCGGAAGATATCCCTCTGAACATCATATATGAAGACAGAGATATCATCGTGGTCAACAAACCAGCCGGTATGATAGTTCATCCGGTGCACAACAAAAAGAGTGGAACGCTGGTTAATGCGCTTTTGAATCATTGTGGGGATCTTCAGGGAATTGGTGGCGTGCTACGCCCGGGAATCGTCCATAGACTCGATAAAGAAACCAGTGGAATCATCGTTGTTGCTAAAAACGACCTTGCACACAATTCGCTATCGCTCCAATTCAAGGCACGAAGTACCGAGAAGATCTATGTAGCAATAGCAAGGGGGAAAACGCCGATTGAGGGGCAGGTGGTACTACCACTGGGGAGACACCCGGTGAACCGATTGAAGATGACAGTCGTTTTTGACGGCAAAGAGGCTACCACATTTTACAGGACACTAAGATATTATTCAGACATCGCTTCGTTTTTGTTGATCAGGCCTAAAACCGGGAGAACGCATCAGATCAGAGTACATATGAAGGAAATAGGTCATCCATTGATTGGAGACAAGCTTTATGGAAAAGCACATCAGGATGAAGTTTTGGGAGCATATCGTCATATGCTGCATGCGCTAAAGCTGAGCTTTAACCACCCACGTACCAATGAGCGAATGTCCTTTGTCGCCCGAATCCCGGAAGATATGGCCAGGGTCCTGAAGAACCTGAGTGAGTTCAGGGAAGATCAACCATGA
- a CDS encoding DNA polymerase III subunit alpha: protein MRVAFVVTAFDLYESIVLPNKLAEYLKREGYDTCVIIDSHLGSVYEVYSALTDRGIRVIPGLRREDRYYLPLNEKGFFQLIKFSNGLKTDLKDIEIIEGPPRNQELSSQSPVWEVRYFESDNREFFDIYRSIGKKQKLQGDYHLLSRKEYDSLFKESLNVPEFEFPRFKHKFPVSPSPEEFEKIAYDGLRKLGFSEEQYKNRLEYELNVVKSKKLESYFATVAEVVRMADEIGCWVGPGRGSAVGSLLVRVLGITSVDPIEKGLYFERFLSAAREDFPDIDIDVEDEMRQELLKALKKKFGKRHVSLIQSYGTFSFRSAVRAVGKFLGLTESQIKRLIKASWEGRSLPSSLARDETIRRTFKLSKLLIGLPYTESIHAAGVLLSAEPLDEIIPLRESGNTYVSRWTMDTLESLGFQKLDLLGLRNLSLLKKLYREIPWLKETKDRKTYELVGQGYTTGLFQLESTEATRIVKRVKPQNLNDIAISLALNRPGPLESGITEEYLKRRVMPSKEAISKALADTLGVLIFQEQVIAVAVKELGLTPEEGEELRRALSKKKPEVAEKLIAKAMKRNEESSENVRKLVDVLRKFSGYGFNKSHSVAYSQITYWLAYKKCHQPDSFFKVLFPMLPVEDRARLVAEMKSFGFSFKIGEGDDRKTVYLHPSELRKFRVKLPIEPTAGSFHEFVRKRRKAFMAKDLEFLIKIGYFDKYGARELLLKEINNALSGVDPELKSVLKVFGYKEQQVSTFEEESPLGKAVFEYEALGFNLTEFDINNSPEDIADSSLTDLYATKGTGLASYELVILREKRFITDGRTLIPVYRTLPEKGFILLTEGKVNEEKAYEKVEGVVRIYNYPVPPKHIHPASKYNILKIRIGKNSLLMNGAKVEGYDPDEIEVIKR from the coding sequence ATGAGAGTGGCTTTTGTTGTTACTGCTTTTGATCTTTACGAGTCAATCGTGCTTCCAAACAAGCTGGCCGAATACCTGAAACGAGAAGGATACGATACCTGTGTGATTATAGATTCCCATCTAGGATCTGTGTATGAAGTTTACTCCGCACTGACTGATAGAGGTATCCGGGTTATTCCCGGTCTCCGGCGAGAAGACAGGTATTATCTCCCGCTGAACGAAAAGGGCTTCTTCCAACTTATCAAGTTTTCTAATGGTCTAAAGACCGATTTAAAGGACATCGAGATAATCGAAGGACCACCGAGGAATCAGGAGCTTTCTTCTCAAAGTCCTGTCTGGGAAGTACGATACTTCGAGAGTGATAACAGAGAATTTTTCGATATATACAGGAGTATCGGGAAAAAGCAAAAACTGCAAGGCGACTACCATTTGCTCAGCAGGAAGGAATATGATTCCTTGTTCAAGGAGAGTTTAAACGTTCCAGAGTTCGAATTTCCTCGTTTCAAACATAAGTTCCCCGTTTCACCTTCTCCGGAGGAATTCGAAAAAATTGCTTACGATGGTCTCCGAAAACTGGGATTTTCCGAAGAACAGTACAAAAACAGACTGGAGTATGAGCTCAATGTTGTAAAATCCAAGAAGCTTGAGAGTTATTTCGCCACTGTAGCTGAGGTAGTTAGAATGGCGGATGAGATCGGTTGCTGGGTTGGTCCTGGCAGGGGCTCCGCGGTTGGTTCATTGTTAGTACGAGTACTAGGTATTACAAGTGTGGATCCCATTGAAAAGGGTCTATATTTTGAGCGTTTCCTCAGCGCGGCAAGAGAAGATTTCCCGGATATAGACATTGATGTGGAAGACGAGATGAGGCAAGAATTGCTTAAGGCATTGAAAAAGAAATTTGGTAAAAGGCATGTCTCCCTCATACAGAGTTATGGTACGTTTTCTTTCAGATCAGCGGTTCGGGCTGTTGGAAAGTTTCTTGGATTGACTGAATCACAAATAAAAAGATTAATTAAGGCTTCATGGGAGGGACGTTCTCTGCCCTCTTCTCTCGCACGAGATGAAACTATCCGCCGTACATTCAAGCTCTCCAAACTTCTTATCGGTCTTCCTTACACAGAATCGATTCATGCCGCAGGAGTACTTCTTTCAGCTGAACCTCTAGATGAAATCATTCCTTTACGGGAAAGTGGGAACACTTACGTTTCGAGATGGACCATGGACACCCTCGAGTCTCTCGGCTTTCAAAAGCTTGACCTGTTGGGACTGAGAAACCTTTCTCTTTTGAAAAAGTTATACAGAGAAATCCCCTGGCTCAAAGAAACAAAGGACAGAAAGACCTATGAACTTGTGGGGCAGGGATATACCACCGGGTTATTTCAACTCGAAAGCACTGAAGCTACGAGGATTGTCAAAAGGGTGAAACCGCAAAATTTGAATGACATCGCAATTTCCCTAGCTTTGAATAGGCCTGGCCCTCTGGAATCGGGAATCACTGAGGAATACCTGAAAAGGCGCGTGATGCCCTCAAAAGAAGCCATTTCAAAAGCGCTTGCTGATACACTGGGAGTGCTTATTTTCCAGGAACAGGTAATCGCCGTTGCTGTGAAGGAACTGGGATTGACACCTGAAGAAGGTGAAGAACTCAGGAGAGCACTGTCGAAAAAGAAGCCAGAGGTTGCTGAAAAACTCATCGCAAAGGCTATGAAAAGAAATGAGGAATCTTCTGAAAACGTAAGAAAACTTGTAGATGTGTTGAGAAAATTTTCCGGCTATGGCTTCAACAAGTCCCACAGTGTCGCTTATTCGCAGATAACCTACTGGCTCGCTTATAAAAAGTGCCACCAACCGGACAGCTTTTTTAAGGTGTTATTCCCTATGCTACCTGTTGAAGATAGAGCTCGGCTCGTCGCAGAGATGAAGAGCTTTGGCTTCAGCTTCAAGATCGGCGAAGGTGATGACAGAAAAACCGTGTACCTTCACCCATCAGAATTGAGAAAATTTCGAGTTAAGTTGCCCATTGAACCTACTGCCGGTTCCTTTCATGAATTCGTGAGAAAGCGTCGGAAAGCCTTTATGGCGAAGGATCTCGAGTTTTTGATAAAAATAGGCTACTTTGATAAATATGGCGCGAGGGAATTATTGCTGAAAGAGATAAACAACGCCCTATCCGGTGTTGATCCGGAACTGAAGTCTGTGCTCAAAGTTTTCGGATACAAAGAGCAGCAGGTGAGCACGTTTGAGGAAGAATCACCACTGGGGAAGGCGGTATTTGAGTATGAAGCACTGGGTTTTAATCTGACGGAATTTGATATCAACAATTCCCCGGAAGACATTGCTGATTCTTCACTTACCGATCTGTATGCGACAAAAGGTACCGGACTAGCATCATATGAACTTGTGATTCTGAGGGAGAAGAGGTTCATCACGGACGGTAGGACGCTCATTCCTGTTTACCGCACGCTACCGGAGAAAGGTTTTATTCTCTTAACAGAAGGGAAAGTGAATGAAGAGAAAGCCTACGAAAAGGTAGAAGGCGTAGTAAGAATATACAATTATCCAGTTCCTCCCAAACATATCCATCCTGCCTCAAAATACAACATCCTTAAAATCAGAATAGGCAAGAATTCCCTTTTGATGAACGGAGCGAAGGTTGAAGGTTATGATCCAGATGAAATAGAGGTGATCAAGCGTTGA
- a CDS encoding histidine phosphatase family protein yields MKIHLVRHGVSEWNLVGRWQGNADVPLSEIGRCQAEATAEELLNIAPSVSLLFSSDLKRARETAERIGKRLGLSPILRKDLRECNFSLWAGLTFEEVLKKYKEEFRLWSSNPRVSIEGLESLFELKDRTLKALEEIRQIAIDTSAAEVIVVGHGLWIRVLLCALLEMPLENHKRLDVANASITTIESHEQHGWILRTLNYHQHLAIVEEGICNKN; encoded by the coding sequence TTGAAGATACATCTCGTAAGACACGGTGTGTCTGAATGGAATCTTGTAGGAAGATGGCAGGGAAATGCTGATGTGCCCCTCAGTGAAATTGGTAGGTGCCAAGCCGAAGCAACCGCTGAGGAGCTCTTGAACATAGCTCCAAGTGTTTCTCTTTTGTTTTCGAGTGATCTCAAAAGGGCAAGGGAGACTGCCGAGCGAATAGGAAAGAGACTAGGCCTTTCGCCCATACTCAGGAAAGATCTAAGAGAATGCAATTTCAGTCTATGGGCCGGACTGACTTTCGAGGAAGTCTTAAAGAAGTACAAAGAGGAGTTCAGACTCTGGAGCTCAAATCCACGGGTGAGTATAGAAGGCTTAGAATCACTATTTGAATTGAAAGACAGAACTCTAAAAGCACTCGAAGAAATTCGGCAGATAGCGATAGATACTTCCGCAGCCGAGGTGATTGTCGTTGGTCACGGGCTCTGGATAAGAGTACTTCTTTGTGCTCTTCTTGAAATGCCTCTGGAGAACCACAAACGACTTGATGTGGCAAACGCTTCCATAACAACTATTGAAAGTCACGAACAACATGGATGGATACTCAGGACTCTTAACTATCACCAGCATCTTGCTATTGTAGAGGAGGGTATTTGCAATAAAAATTGA
- a CDS encoding 2-phosphosulfolactate phosphatase, translated as MAVGIDVLRATSTIVTALANGATAIIPASSLGEARKIKRKNPAVLLAGEREGFKLPDFDLGNSPFEFFDVKGKEIVITTSNGTKLINFLKDSRYLYIASFLNISAVAMEIQKLEPSELGIGCAGSGGEVGLEDVLCAGALIKFLLSSNPDLELTDSALIALELFNRYGGEIEKTMSTIASHGRKLIMKGFEKDVHFCAKIDLFSTVPVYREGKIVRNDL; from the coding sequence GTGGCAGTTGGCATTGATGTATTGCGGGCAACAAGTACCATCGTGACCGCTCTTGCTAATGGTGCAACTGCTATTATTCCTGCTTCAAGTCTCGGCGAAGCGCGAAAAATCAAAAGAAAAAATCCTGCGGTGCTACTCGCAGGCGAAAGAGAGGGATTCAAACTTCCGGATTTTGACCTTGGAAACTCTCCCTTCGAGTTTTTTGATGTCAAAGGAAAAGAAATCGTCATCACAACATCTAACGGAACAAAGCTAATAAATTTCTTAAAAGACTCAAGGTATCTCTACATCGCTTCTTTTCTTAACATTAGTGCAGTTGCAATGGAAATACAGAAACTTGAACCCAGCGAACTAGGGATCGGTTGTGCCGGTTCAGGAGGAGAAGTGGGTCTTGAAGATGTACTCTGTGCTGGTGCATTAATAAAATTCCTTCTTTCTTCGAATCCGGATCTAGAGCTTACTGATTCGGCTCTGATCGCACTCGAACTTTTCAATAGATACGGTGGCGAGATCGAAAAAACCATGAGTACCATCGCCAGCCATGGAAGAAAATTGATCATGAAAGGATTTGAAAAAGACGTCCACTTTTGTGCTAAAATTGATTTGTTCTCAACTGTTCCGGTCTATAGAGAAGGGAAAATTGTGAGGAATGACTTATGA
- a CDS encoding AAA family ATPase — protein MLFSLSPKRRREELFNREKELDMLFSAVDKGRIVILDGLRRIGKTSLLRVFLEESNNYHIFIDCRAFMKNGLIDIQAFDRNLLENIQQTLKKGKLSRLLDMLSSISVSGVQISFNNRGTISNLASILEKINNSLKKKKFVLAFDEAQYLKFYGRGGKDFLNLLAYVYDNLENIVFILTGSEVGLLHDFLRVDDPNEPLYGRFMNEITLERFSRDKSLEFLAAGFKEAGIEISGTTLEKAVDRLDGIVGYLSMYGYISCERTGISPDDSLEKATEMAMNLVKQEIQALVDRSSNYGYVLKAISFEINRYSKIKEFIELNHGRISDPTLSKILNSLVKQSFIGISYHKSMKSYFIPDPIVKLVCRELD, from the coding sequence ATGCTATTTTCACTAAGTCCCAAACGAAGGCGCGAGGAACTTTTTAACAGAGAAAAGGAACTTGATATGCTTTTCAGTGCGGTTGATAAAGGGAGAATAGTCATTCTGGATGGTTTAAGAAGGATAGGAAAGACTTCACTTTTAAGAGTTTTTCTGGAAGAATCGAATAATTATCATATATTCATAGATTGTAGGGCCTTTATGAAAAATGGTTTGATAGATATTCAAGCCTTTGATAGAAATCTACTGGAAAATATTCAACAGACCCTTAAGAAGGGGAAACTTAGCAGATTACTTGACATGTTATCCAGCATTTCAGTCAGCGGAGTCCAGATATCATTTAATAACAGGGGTACTATTTCAAACTTGGCTTCCATATTGGAAAAAATCAACAATTCCCTAAAAAAGAAAAAGTTTGTTTTAGCTTTTGATGAAGCTCAGTATCTAAAGTTCTATGGTAGGGGAGGAAAGGATTTTCTGAATCTCCTTGCATACGTTTACGACAACCTTGAAAATATTGTTTTCATACTCACGGGATCAGAGGTAGGGCTGCTCCATGATTTTCTCAGGGTTGATGACCCCAATGAGCCTTTGTATGGTAGGTTTATGAACGAAATCACTCTTGAAAGATTTTCAAGGGATAAGTCCCTTGAATTCCTGGCAGCAGGTTTCAAAGAGGCTGGCATTGAAATTTCAGGCACAACTTTAGAAAAGGCTGTTGATAGACTCGATGGTATTGTAGGATATCTTTCCATGTATGGTTATATCTCCTGCGAAAGAACTGGCATATCTCCAGATGATTCGTTAGAGAAGGCAACAGAAATGGCTATGAACCTTGTAAAGCAGGAAATTCAAGCACTCGTTGATAGGTCTTCAAATTACGGATACGTTCTCAAAGCGATATCTTTTGAAATAAATAGATATTCGAAAATAAAGGAGTTCATCGAACTAAATCATGGTAGGATTTCGGATCCAACTCTGAGCAAAATACTCAATTCCCTTGTAAAACAGAGCTTCATAGGAATTAGTTATCACAAATCAATGAAAAGCTATTTTATCCCTGATCCAATCGTGAAACTTGTATGCCGGGAGCTGGATTGA
- the aspC gene encoding aspartate aminotransferase, translating to MKLSHYVESVAPSVTLQFNQRVLEKLERGEDVVKLTAGEPDFPTPKPIAEAAIEAIKAGKTKYTGSAGIRTLRERIAEKLKKENELDYSPDEIVVTNGGKQALYNTLKALIEPGDEVIIVSPSWVSYEAQIKLCGGIPVFVPAFPEDSYIPELSRIEKAIGNRTKVMIINSPNNPTGTVYNKGFLRKLSELLKARGVIVISDEVYEKLAFDEEHVSIASFPWMKEHTVVINAFSKAYSMTGWRVGYLAANAGIAKAAAKIQGHSTSNVNTIAQYAALKALDVDTGYMVEEFKRRREYVGKRLKEMGLKFPYPKGAFYFFVDIREFLGKRFRNSFDFCVSLLEDAGVGMIPGSAFNAEGFVRLSYASSMEELKEGLDRFEDFLGSVV from the coding sequence ATGAAACTTTCACATTATGTGGAATCAGTGGCTCCGTCTGTGACGCTCCAGTTTAACCAGAGGGTTTTAGAGAAGCTTGAACGTGGTGAGGATGTTGTGAAACTGACTGCCGGTGAGCCTGACTTTCCCACACCCAAACCAATAGCAGAAGCTGCGATCGAGGCAATTAAAGCTGGCAAGACTAAATACACAGGTTCTGCCGGGATAAGGACACTGCGTGAGAGGATAGCCGAAAAGCTGAAAAAGGAAAACGAGCTGGACTATTCCCCTGATGAAATAGTGGTGACAAACGGTGGAAAACAGGCGCTTTACAACACTTTGAAAGCCCTCATTGAACCTGGTGATGAAGTTATTATCGTCTCTCCGTCGTGGGTCAGTTACGAAGCCCAGATAAAGCTGTGTGGAGGAATACCTGTATTTGTTCCTGCTTTTCCGGAAGATTCCTACATTCCAGAATTGTCAAGAATTGAAAAGGCTATCGGCAACCGCACAAAAGTGATGATAATAAATTCTCCCAACAACCCTACCGGCACGGTTTACAACAAAGGATTTTTGCGGAAGCTTTCCGAGCTCCTAAAAGCACGCGGCGTGATCGTTATTTCCGATGAAGTGTATGAAAAACTAGCTTTTGATGAAGAACACGTGAGCATCGCTTCTTTCCCGTGGATGAAAGAACACACGGTGGTTATTAACGCTTTCTCCAAAGCATATTCGATGACTGGATGGAGAGTCGGCTATCTCGCTGCGAACGCGGGTATAGCTAAAGCCGCGGCAAAAATACAGGGACATTCTACATCCAACGTGAACACGATAGCGCAATACGCAGCCCTCAAAGCGCTCGACGTTGACACGGGCTATATGGTAGAAGAGTTCAAGCGCAGAAGAGAATATGTTGGAAAAAGGTTGAAAGAAATGGGCCTGAAATTTCCGTACCCGAAAGGAGCCTTTTATTTCTTTGTTGATATCAGAGAATTCCTTGGAAAAAGATTCAGAAACTCTTTCGACTTCTGTGTTTCGCTGCTCGAAGACGCTGGTGTCGGAATGATACCGGGTAGCGCATTCAACGCGGAAGGTTTTGTCAGATTGTCTTATGCAAGTTCTATGGAGGAATTAAAAGAAGGTCTGGACAGATTTGAAGATTTCCTTGGAAGTGTAGTTTGA
- a CDS encoding HD domain-containing protein: MYRGLIRLLELYTNLFTMFRWNNRPALLRTNEAENAFISAQFSLLMSLIAKQSGEIVDEEKLFKRIVLKELPKCILSDISVDTKVLIKELDPEKWEAVFNTTVAEVSSLLPERHREDFMTEMKAAKDESLEGLIISAGDLLSANLEANIHSRFFPEYYEEALDSLKKRLAVFRDLRPYRVLKESDWMKNYREALVVLLRAVRWNRLKRNVETTVAGHSFYVVVVAFFLALLENEAGNTIDTLEVVKRALLHDIPESLTGDIITPTKQKVKGFEEVVSRVEEKMVSKKLLSNMPPEIVKELKPRMLDPFEGKEGRLVRAADLSAAVVECLMEIKTGNAQLAFRSAMNKMLEKLSESEFESVRYLSDAFRLGLEWTGR, encoded by the coding sequence ATGTATCGGGGATTGATAAGGCTTCTCGAACTATATACCAACCTTTTCACCATGTTTCGCTGGAATAATCGACCTGCACTGCTGAGAACAAATGAAGCGGAAAATGCGTTCATTTCTGCCCAGTTTTCACTATTGATGTCTCTCATTGCCAAACAATCCGGCGAAATAGTCGATGAAGAAAAACTCTTCAAACGAATAGTCCTTAAAGAACTTCCTAAGTGCATTCTCTCCGACATCTCTGTTGATACGAAAGTTCTAATCAAAGAACTCGACCCCGAAAAATGGGAAGCCGTCTTCAATACCACTGTTGCAGAGGTCTCTTCCCTATTGCCTGAAAGACATAGAGAAGACTTCATGACTGAAATGAAAGCAGCAAAGGATGAAAGCCTTGAAGGCTTAATAATAAGCGCTGGGGACCTGCTATCTGCAAACCTTGAGGCAAATATTCATTCGCGTTTTTTCCCTGAGTATTATGAAGAAGCCCTTGACAGCCTTAAAAAGCGCCTTGCAGTCTTTAGGGATCTCAGGCCGTACAGAGTGTTAAAAGAAAGTGACTGGATGAAGAACTACCGAGAAGCCCTTGTGGTTCTTTTAAGGGCAGTTCGGTGGAACCGTCTAAAGAGAAACGTCGAGACAACAGTAGCCGGTCATTCGTTCTACGTTGTTGTTGTAGCCTTCTTTCTTGCTCTTCTTGAGAACGAAGCCGGGAACACTATCGACACGCTGGAGGTTGTTAAAAGGGCGCTGCTTCACGATATACCGGAAAGTCTGACCGGTGACATCATCACCCCAACAAAACAAAAAGTCAAAGGTTTTGAAGAAGTTGTTTCCAGAGTGGAAGAGAAGATGGTCAGCAAAAAGCTGTTATCGAACATGCCACCTGAAATCGTTAAAGAGCTCAAACCACGTATGCTGGATCCATTCGAGGGCAAGGAAGGCAGATTGGTAAGAGCCGCTGATCTATCGGCGGCTGTCGTTGAATGCCTTATGGAAATAAAGACGGGAAACGCTCAACTTGCCTTCCGTTCAGCAATGAATAAAATGCTTGAGAAGCTTTCTGAATCGGAATTTGAAAGTGTACGTTATCTCTCCGATGCTTTCCGCTTGGGACTTGAGTGGACAGGTAGATGA
- a CDS encoding CBS domain-containing protein, with product MRVSKWINRAFPVFSSEQSVSDVMKVAEEYNLSTIVVHDDAKKLLGVVKGKQLVEYDSEVKLADIVEEPEYFSYDTDIIEDVVLMLIESHDLVIPVVSEDMTLKGVVTIFDILEALMEFTSMDQKGVRISVILNDRPGALKKVVDLLADHEINILSIVTSPEEDGKKNVIIRTSETDIGEVANILDSNDIEYDSIIEEEGFSD from the coding sequence ATGAGGGTTAGCAAGTGGATAAACAGGGCTTTTCCCGTGTTTTCATCCGAGCAGAGTGTTTCCGATGTAATGAAAGTTGCAGAAGAATACAACCTTTCTACAATTGTTGTCCATGATGATGCGAAAAAACTTCTCGGGGTAGTCAAGGGGAAGCAGCTTGTTGAATACGATTCTGAAGTGAAATTGGCAGATATTGTTGAAGAGCCGGAATACTTCAGCTACGACACAGATATCATAGAAGACGTCGTTTTGATGCTCATAGAGAGCCACGACCTCGTTATTCCCGTAGTCTCTGAGGATATGACCCTGAAAGGTGTCGTTACTATTTTCGACATACTCGAGGCCCTTATGGAATTCACCTCCATGGATCAAAAAGGTGTTAGGATTTCCGTAATCCTCAATGACAGACCGGGGGCTTTGAAAAAAGTCGTCGACCTGCTGGCTGACCATGAGATCAATATCCTATCTATAGTCACCTCTCCAGAAGAAGATGGAAAGAAAAATGTTATCATTAGAACTTCCGAAACGGATATAGGAGAAGTAGCAAATATTCTCGATAGCAACGATATCGAGTACGACTCGATAATCGAGGAGGAGGGGTTCAGTGACTGA
- a CDS encoding undecaprenyl-diphosphate phosphatase, translating into MTEFFKYLFLGSVQGATEFLPVSSSGHLTIFSEILRLNLDPDNSKALFALLHLATFFAVLLFTYREIFQIFTGLFKKGDRLRSIRYIILLTIATIPAIMTGLFLEGYIDRAFSSPVFASTMLFITAILLFLSDRFDGKAEILEMGLFGALLVGILQAIAILPGISRSGMTIFGALFIGLSRKDAVKFSFLMSLPVTLGAGILEFSKIDTPAAYGILAFLSAFFMGVIGLTLVKKFVINGKLRGFAFYCIIFAVVSLILLGVV; encoded by the coding sequence GTGACTGAGTTCTTTAAGTATCTCTTCCTCGGAAGTGTACAAGGGGCAACAGAGTTTCTCCCCGTTTCATCCTCAGGTCATCTGACAATTTTTTCTGAGATCCTGCGGTTAAACCTTGATCCGGACAATTCTAAGGCTCTTTTTGCTTTACTGCATCTGGCAACGTTTTTCGCTGTATTGCTTTTTACTTATCGCGAAATCTTTCAGATTTTCACAGGGCTATTCAAAAAAGGAGATAGACTACGTTCTATCAGATATATCATTCTCTTAACCATTGCTACGATCCCCGCAATCATGACAGGGCTTTTCCTTGAGGGATACATAGACCGCGCGTTTTCCAGTCCTGTCTTTGCTAGTACTATGCTTTTCATTACAGCCATTCTTTTGTTTCTTTCAGACAGGTTCGATGGCAAAGCTGAAATACTGGAAATGGGACTTTTTGGTGCTCTATTAGTAGGAATACTTCAGGCAATAGCTATACTACCGGGCATTTCCAGAAGTGGCATGACTATTTTCGGAGCTCTTTTTATAGGGCTTTCCAGGAAAGATGCTGTTAAGTTTTCTTTCCTTATGAGCTTACCTGTAACATTGGGAGCGGGCATCCTCGAATTTTCAAAGATCGATACTCCTGCTGCCTATGGAATTCTTGCCTTTTTAAGCGCCTTTTTCATGGGAGTTATTGGACTGACTCTGGTTAAGAAGTTTGTTATAAATGGAAAATTGAGAGGATTCGCCTTTTACTGTATAATATTCGCGGTTGTCAGTCTTATTCTTTTAGGAGTGGTCTAA